The following nucleotide sequence is from Tribolium castaneum strain GA2 chromosome 5, icTriCast1.1, whole genome shotgun sequence.
gaaaaattcgaattatttataaattgtgCAATAGGTGACcaaaacaattacaaaaacagTGTTCAATGGAGTTCCATAGGTCGAGACGTGATAGCAGGAATCCGAGATGAGTTGAGCAAAATTTCTTCTAATTTAGATCGCAACAAAATATTCTCTGGTGGAACCACGGAGggatttttgagtaaaatacGGCTGATTTTCCCAGGTTCTTATAACCACATTGCATTTTCCTAAAGCTGCGTTTTTTTTAGGCACTCTTTGGTGCGGTGACGGAAACATTGCCGACTCTAGCAAGGAGCTGGGTAAATTGAAATCTACTGACTCTTGTTGCAGAGCCCACGACATGTGTCCAGACGATATACCAGCTGGACAGTCGAAACATGGATTGGTTAACAATGGATTATTTACGCGGTCGCATTGTGATTGTGATCAGGAATTTTACAATTGCCTCAAAAATGTCAACACTGTTGTCTCTAATGGAATAGGATTCACGTACTTTACAGTTTTGGGGCCCCAATGCTTCAGGCAAGATTATCCTATAATCGGTTGCCTAAAAAAAGATATCAGGTACTTAGTGCCaaataattgaatttagttcatcattttttgtaattctagAGGCAGGTGCTTGGAATACAAAACAAACGAAACTCAGGAGAAAATTTATGAATGGTTTGATAATCCACAATATGTATGACTTTGAAGAATAAATTAGAGAATAAATCGCTCATACTTATTGACCTTCTCATTTACCTACTcgtaacttaaattaaaaataattttatttagtaaaaaaatattgcaaatacGCGTGAAACCAGCTATCGTAGTTTTCATATTATTTAATCACTTTACGTTGTTTCCAACAGTGTTACTGTGATTTAATGTTTAAGtatgttattcttttttcttgtTCTCACAATATTTGCAGTaagttattttacataaaagaGAGTAATTCTCTGCCGAGTCAATGTTTTCATAAAAGTAAGGCCGacataaattcaaaataaagactggtatgcaaaaattaagattCAGTAAAGTGTCCTTGGTTTACGACGTAGTTaagtttatcatttttttacattttacttaCTTAGCTAGTCGTTTTAAAAACAGTACTAAAAATGCAGTTATGTTCAAAATAAAGCATCAATGGGTGTTGCTTGTACAGTAAACTCTTATTTGAGTTTTACACctacaacaaatttttattatttcaggtaaaatgttttataactTTGAGCAGTGGAGTGTTCCTGATATCCACTGTAGCTTTATTTGCACAGAACTTTCTTAAAGGTAAAAGTAATCCAAGTTCTGTATTTCGTCTAGAAACAAGCCAAGAAAAAATTTCCACAATCGTTAGAAATTCCTTGAATCATAGGCGTTTATTAAGCATTAGAGAAAAATTCATCGTACCAGGtagactattttaaaattaatcgaAACAGTGAATTGGTACATTAATAGGGACTAAATGGTGTGGTGTTGGAGACATTGCAACTTCATATCAAGATTTAGGTCGTTTCAAAGAAGCTGACACTTGCTGCAGGGAACATGACTCTTGCTTGGAATACATTTCTATGAGAGATTCGTTTCATGGAATCACCAACAAGAATCTCTTCACTGTCTCACACTGCGACTGTGATGAAAAATTTCGAAAGTGTTTGAAATCCGATGGcaatttgtttagtgaaattgTAGGGTATGGGTATTTCACCCTTGTAGGGCCACAGTGTTTTAGGGAAGATTATCCAATAGTCCGGTGCAAGGAACACGTCTACATTCAACCAACAAGTAAAAAACGGTACTTGGAACGGATATATTATGAAAATTGTTTACCGTGCATGTTTTTAGTGCAACTAAAAGGTGCTTGGACTACGAATTGAATGAAAGTTTGCCAAAGGAGTATCAGTTGTTTGACAATCGGCCTTTTTGAGTTGCTGTTTTGATACTTTTGTGGAAAactccaaatttaatttattacgtaTTTTATCATAGATTATCTATGCCATGTTTGGCAAAATGTTACGAATTatataaacttttattgaatctttaaaaaaaatttactatcaaaaaatttgtgaaataccttgaaagtacaatttttttaattgtttttcttttagcaagtggaaataaaatttcggTGGTATTACGTAGGTACTTAAAATACCCTATATTCGACATTTTTGTACTCGTAATAATATTGTCGTTTTTACACagtaagacaaaaataaataagcagAAGTGTCTAGTCGTTATCTTCGAAAGTAAACTACTGAAATCTATTGTTTTGTTTACTATTCGTTCCATTATTACGagcattattttcaatttcaatgaaaaagtattaaaaaatacaaaaacacaaTTCTTTTCTACTGTTTATTCCAGTTTTTATATTAAcacagcattttttttaacatttatggAATACCGGTTACATTTTTGATCCATGCCACGTATCCGAAGGTTTTGGTATAACCCGATGGGTCGGTAGCTTCGCACCCATTATCACTGAAGAAACTTGAAATACCTACATGTTCAGCGTGTCGGTCATTCAAAACATAGCGCACCAATGGTGTTCCTAGATCACCcttcaaattaatattattgcaaaaatttaaaagcctGTTTCCTTCAACAAACCAAACACGTCCCTTCGTTATATTTTCCTGCGACACAGAACATATTTTCAGCAATTTGGTTCCCATAAGTCGCCTTGCATTCGTCCTCAGATAACGTGATAACATGGACGTAGTTGAGTTGGTTTACAGGTGCGGGATGATCTAGAACATAATCCAGAAAAGTAATTACAAActttcaaaatgaaaatgttacAGTCGTCGGTTTGTCCCCAGCCAATTGACGTGACGTTGGCATCGTGTTGAAGATCAGTTGATGGTAGAAAAATCGACGAAATGtagtctaaaataaaaaatacaaacacaaaaatacagaaatgcgACTTTACCGCTGAATAGAACCGGCTCATTGAGCTGGATTAGTCCgacattatttttcaaagtcAGTTCTTCAAACTCTGGATGCAAAACGGATACGTTAGCAGTGAGAGTAACCCTGTTGTCATCACTCCATTCAAGGGTGTTTGATCCCACTTGAATTGTAAAACGAACagctctaaaaataataaaaaaatttcaaacgtaaaaaatattttgttatttgcttACCCATTGACACAGTGACCTGCAGTCAAAATCCACTGATTACTGATAAGAGAACCACCACAAAAATATCTGCCGTCATCTGTGTCAATATAAATGGCCGCTGCAAAGGGAAATTGACCAGCCCTTGCCCCTGATCCGCCAATAATACGTGCACTGGCTTGAAATTAGAacaaaattactttatttcaTGAAAACatctataattattttaccGAATTTTGAATCAATGTTGTTTGcctgcaaaaatcaattaatatttttaatcatcaaTACTATATTTGTACCTCTCCCCACAAACAAGTCCATGTTGAGGCAACAAAAAGAAACacgaaaattttcattttggtaGCGGTTTTTGATTGAATTaaagttgaaaataaattgttttagtTTACATTTATACCGTTATCTTATCATTTTATTGGCGATTGATTTATGGCAGGGCTTCTTCTGCAGGAATTAGAAGATTAGGTAATTTTAAGACTAGTATTAACTAATCCTGGACATCGTTTCATGGCCAAATTAtcagtaattaatttattaccacCGTTATCACTTTTTCGATAAATAAAATGATGAATATTTCCGAAAACTGCATTCTTGTTTTGACAAGATGAAGTTTCTTCCGTTTTTTTTGTGCTCCTTTTCAACGGTTTTGGCAGCTGAAGTACGAATAATCGGCGGTGATGACGCTCTCGCTGGCCAATTTCCTTTTTCCGCCGCGATTTACGTCCGAACGAACGATGGGACTTACTTTTGCGGAGGGACACTTATTAGTGACGAGTGGATTTTAACAGCAGGTCAATGTGTACATGAGTATGTTAGAAATTTGAATCCACATGTACTAATTCTCGATTTAGGGCAGTTTTATTTACGATTCAGTTAGGATCAAATACCTTGCAAGGAGACGATCCAAATCGGATCAAAGTATCAACAAGCGAATCAGTGATTCATCCAAATTTCGATCCACTTACTTTACAAAACGACATCGGACTTGTTAAATTGCGACTACCGGTTGAATACAATGGTAAAATTTGCAGATTTTGGGTtgatttttggtaatttttgatAGATTATGTTCGGCAAATTCGGTTTTTGCCAACTTTTAGACTACAGGATGGGGCATTAACGATTGGTATTGGTTGGGGACAGATTAGTGATGGTTTGTATTtcttgctgtttttttaataaaaccaaGTGCAAATTTTAAGAGAGTTCTGGTCTTTCAAATCAACTTCAACGAGTCAATTTGACTACTATTTCCACAGATGAGTGCAAGTTAACCTACGGTGGGCAAATTACCGAAGACATGGTTTGTGTTAGTGGTAATTACAATGAAGGAAGTTGTACTGTAAGTCCAAacagcttttttatttttgttaaaattgttgtttagGGTGATATGGGGAGTCCGCTATTACAGCATGTAGGTAGAGGGTATTATCTGATTGTTGGAGTTGCAAGTTTTATTAGTGGAAATGGGTGTGAGAGTACAGATCCATCGGGGTATACTAGAACCTTCAGTTACATCGGATGGGTCAgaaatattacaaatatttaattcaaataaagTAGTCCATACTATTAAGTCTGTACCAGTCGTAATATAATGATAAAAAGTATATAAGTAAGTgattacttatttattaatacttttatttaagACATCTGTTTTAACCACAATAAACCAAAATAGATATAACAAGTATGTAGAATGTTAACTCTCGTAACGTATATCTAACATGTCAAGTTTTAATTACCGGAACTgtcacaaatttttaaaagtttcctCGTGGTGAGATTACCTCTAAAAACCTCAGTTAAAGACCTGAAATGATTTTATAACTCACTTTATTCAGTAATAGTCGAATAAAAGAACCACTTACCACGGTATGCTTGTGTCTTCTGCTACGCTATATACGAGTATGACTCCATCATTTTCACCAAAAAGTTCAACAACAAACAATGGTCGCTCGTTTGATGTATCATAGAAAACTAATTCATTCACAATTTCAGACTTTATTCCTTTTGACAATAGCAATTTAAACAACTAGAAAATAAATCCTTTTAAGTCGAATGAAATCACAGTAAATTGGACTTACTGAAACTGCATTAGATTTTTCCTGAGCCACAATTAAGACGTCAATAACTCGTGTGGTGCAATtgtattttaagaattttaaaatagtttcgaTGTTAAAACTAATCTCAACAGCAGAGAGTGCACagacaaaatttttctttttctttttcattttattacatCTTTGAATTAACGAGCCAAATCCTCCACCCATTGCAACAATTGATGGTTCTTCTGTTCTAACATTTGGTGGATGGCTACCAATAATTCGGGATATgtacataattttaaacatcATTCCCGTTGAGTGTCTTTCATTTATAAGAAGTGGACAAACAACGATATTAGAAGTCTtaaattaacacaattaataaaattactacAGTTGAATTAAGTACATACAATTCCAAATTTCCTTGCATTTTCAATGACAATTCGCAGCAGCTTGAAAGCAGTTGAAAGTAcatttgtgtaaattttttcaaatgcttcTTTACCATTGTTGTCCGTCATTAATAAACAGTCTTCGGCttctttaattgaaaaaaagcctGAAAGTTTTTCACAAAACTTACGAACTTCAGGTTCCAGCTCAAAATCTGCGTTAATCATAAGACCTCCACCTGTATACTATTTTCTTGCttactttaaattttcagtaaaagaaaaaacttaccATAGCGTTTTTCATGTGGTTAATAAAATCAGCAGCTTTTCTGTTTGTCATTTTGCAGTGCTTTAAAATTGTCGAAAAGATAAGTCGGTGATTAATGATGTAATAAAGAGAACCGGAACGTTGTAGATTTTTACCGAATATTTCATTCGCAATATACAACATTTCGGCTTCTACCACATGATCATTTTTTACAGGACTGATTACTTGAAAAACGCATTCTTGTTTTTCATTTGGCGAAAAGACACCTTCCTCAAACACCTTGCCCACAGAAAAGCGACGCATTTTTTTGATGTTATTCGATGCCACATAATGAGAAAATgcaattctaaaaaaaataatgattcaATTTACAACAAAGTGCAAATTTTCGTACGTAGAAGTGCTGGCTAGAGAAACAGAATTTCCTCGTGTATTAAGTAAATTGATTAAGTTATCAGAAGCGTTGTATAATGGTGGTATGAACTGAGGCAAAGTAATATTTTGCCCTCCATGTAACtcaaaaatctgaaaatttaaaagtttcttataagttataagacattattattacaaactaAAGCACCTGAATAGCTTGACTTATAAATAATACTATTTCGTCTTTCTTAGCACAAACACTCTTTAATGTCTTTTCGAAGTTTTTATAGTGTTGATAAGGtctttttctgttttgttGAATCATTTCTTTCATTTCTTCAATAGACTTTTCTGaattcaatattttcaatatttcatCGCAGGTAGGCCTTTCAGTATCGTTTAAATGTAAAAgaattcttaaattaaaaaaaaatcagttttgttAATAAAGATTAGTTAATAAACTGCCACCTTATAAGAAACTTCTTTTTAGAGTTACtggtcaaaaaattaagcCCCTGTAGGTATTTTCTTGTAATCGGAAACACTAACGACTTTTCCATTTTCGTCATAGATTTGGAACACATTTCAAAATATATTACTcctaaaatacacttttttgtGCTCAAATTGTGACACTGAATTTTACCTAAACTGTAAATATCACTCTTGATACTACATGATGTTCTATAACGTAGCTCTGGAGCTATGTAGATAGGAGTACCACAAACGTCAGTTAAAGATCCACATGGCAATTCATTACCTTCAAATAGGTATGttagaaattaaatttggtcACTTATTTATGTTACCTTGTACTGATTCAAGATTATTATCAGGTAAAATCTTTTTTGACAATCCAAAGTCTCCAATTTTGATAACGTCTTctgaagttaaaaaaatattttctggtTTTAAATCTCGATGAACGATGTTTCTTTTGTGAATGTATGACAAACCTTCGCAAATTTcacgaaaatatttacttaatttGATTTCATCTTTATAAAGATCATTGTCAATGGCATGTCTTAAAGTATTATTTTCGCACAATTCCATTTGAATAAAGAggtattttacttttttgtattcAGGTTCTGGCTGGAAAACAACAAAGCTGTCTTCGTCACTTTCCGAGTTTTCCTCTTCTTCGACTCCATTATCTTCACTAATGTAGCCCTTTGTGGATAAACTGTAAACCTCTGTGCTTAAAGACTGTAATCAACACTGAGTAatcgaaataaatcaaacatttttctATATTACTTCTTCACTATCAGAACATAGCTTCTTATATTCATCTAACGGCATGTTTGCTGTCACAGTCCAAGAATTGTAGTACCTCacaatattgttgtgattaagttcAGACAATACATTCGCTTCTCTTCTGGTAGTTTCTATGTCCTTCAAAttggatttaaatttgattatttttatcgCAAATTCGTTATCATCACATTTCCGTCTCGCCTAGGAGTTATTTTAGAACTGTGTTCTGAAAATTATGAacgttattttttaccttgATAATCTGTCCAAAACCGCCTTCACCCAGTGAATCCCCGACTTCGAAATCTTGTTCCAATCTCGTTACATAATTGGTTTGCTCCTCAGTGCTAAATTTTGAAATCGCTCGGAGCAACATTCTTGGTCACATTTCACACAACTTATTTGCTCTACTACAGAGCGCAAATATTATCAAATTGTAATGCAAATTCTTTGTCTGAGTTATGCGATCGATAACTTGTATCACAGTTATCGCAGATAATATCACGCACCTAAATATCGTagtgttgttattatttttacctaaAACTTTGCCTTACAAAATATGATTAGTTAAAATGATGGCGGCTGAGTTATTTTTCACTATTGTTATAATTATCAGGATCTTATCTATTAACTATGTTGTAAGTTTGATTTTAAGTGGGGACCTGATGACTCAGTTATGTATCAGTAAAATGATTGACTTgggaaaaataaacacaaacagtttacaaaaataattttattaatataataatctttaaaaagtgaaaatatccataaaaaatcgcactataCAAAAAGCAACTCAACTATTGGGTATCTCGCCTTCGCCCTTAACATTCTCATCCGGATTCGAGTCCTCCTGTAAAATATTCAATCCTGGATGCATCTCAATCATGTGTCTTGACTTCAAATGTCTGTCCAGATCGCGCCGTCTGACCAATATCTTCCCGCACAAATCGCACCTAAACAAACGAtttataaatcacaataaACTTCGCCACAACTGAGACCTACTTGTACGGGGTGTTCCCCTCAGCGTGCAGCCGCACATGCTTATTCAAATTGCTGGGATCCCCAAACGGCCTCATGCAAAACTTGCATTTCAGCGGCTTATACCCCGTGTGCGTCCTGATGTGGATCTTCAAGCCGTACTTCCGCGAGTAGCATTTTCCGCAATAGAGGCAAATGTGGCCTTGCTTCGATTTGCCCAAGCTGCTGACCAGGGTCTCGATGTGGGCCTCGTCCTCGCTAGGGGTGTGTTGCAAGTGGAAACTGTTCTGCTCAAACGGCGCCAGAGGCCAGATCTGCACATTGTCCATGATCGGGACCAGGAGATTTTCTCTGTGCGTAAAACCATCGTCTTGGTATTTTTTAAAGGGCCTGAAGGCGGAGGTTTCACTGTTGTATGGCCGGTAGATATCCTTTTGACTAGCTTCTTGCTTCGAGTTGGACATCGAGAGGTCCATTGCGTTTCTTTGCCTCATTATTTGCGGTTCTGGcgataatttaaaatcaaaaatgtctTGTTTTGTGACGCTTTGTAGAGCGTTTTCGCGGATTGCGTTCGATAATCTCTCCCAAAGTGAAGTGACGGTGTACCGACCACATCCCAGCGAAATGTGGAGTTTTAAGGGATTTGGCGATTCGTAAAGAGCGGAGCATTTCGTACAAACATATTTCTTTTGTcctgtaaataaattaattgagcaaaaaagaaaaaaaaggatgCGCAGCCGGTAGGATTCGAACCTACGCTCCCAGAGGGAATCTGATTTCGAGTCAGACGCCTTAACCACTCGGCCACGACTGCTGATAATTTATAGGTTTGCGTCTCAGAGTAATCAAGGACACCCCTCtcatttccaaaattaaataaatattgtgtTATTTACCTTGTATATTAGATGGCGTCAAAAAAGCGATTTGCAGCATTGCTAATATATCTTCCGAAAACCACAAAAGTAATTCTTGACCCGTTTCGATGGGTCTCACAGCCTGAAGTACTAATTTTGATGCTGAAACACTTTTGCTGAAGCTAGTTCCTGGTCGTTGATTTGGTTGGAAACGCAGCTGAATGTTATAACTGTGACAGTCGTCAGAAAGGCGTAAAGCTCGAACCCAGTGAATTTCATCAGACCATATTTCTTTCGAGTTTTTTTCGAGGTCGATTGTACCCAGAGAATTAGGCTGAGCAGAAATCTAAAAAGTTTGTTCAATAtctaaccaatttttttattaactgtaattgcgacaatattttgatttaatttttgattaaaaaaaacatttatcttaaattttttttttctctaaattcGTTACTAAAGTATTTTTCTCAGTACTGTTGTGACTATGAGTTTTATCTCATTgttaaattgtcaaaaaatcgtCCCAAAAATGATCGAAATTGTccatatttcaaataatataaaataatttcaaaaacaaaaacaacactaaagttattttttttacctaaatccacaaaaaaa
It contains:
- the sPLA2D gene encoding phospholipase A2D isoform X1, which translates into the protein MFCKTSIWLLIFSSYIIEINGDQNNYKNSVQWSSIGRDVIAGIRDELSKISSNLDRNKIFSGGTTEGFLSKIRLIFPGTLWCGDGNIADSSKELGKLKSTDSCCRAHDMCPDDIPAGQSKHGLVNNGLFTRSHCDCDQEFYNCLKNVNTVVSNGIGFTYFTVLGPQCFRQDYPIIGCLKKDIRGRCLEYKTNETQEKIYEWFDNPQYV
- the sPLA2D gene encoding phospholipase A2D precursor, with the protein product MFCKTSIWLLIFSSYIIEINGRDVIAGIRDELSKISSNLDRNKIFSGGTTEGFLSKIRLIFPGTLWCGDGNIADSSKELGKLKSTDSCCRAHDMCPDDIPAGQSKHGLVNNGLFTRSHCDCDQEFYNCLKNVNTVVSNGIGFTYFTVLGPQCFRQDYPIIGCLKKDIRGRCLEYKTNETQEKIYEWFDNPQYV
- the LOC659648 gene encoding brachyurin, whose translation is MKIFVFLFVASTWTCLWGEANNIDSKFASARIIGGSGARAGQFPFAAAIYIDTDDGRYFCGGSLISNQWILTAGHCVNGAVRFTIQVGSNTLEWSDDNRVTLTANVSVLHPEFEELTLKNNVGLIQLNEPVLFSDYISSIFLPSTDLQHDANVTSIGWGQTDDYHPAPVNQLNYVHVITLSEDECKATYGNQIAENMFCVAGKYNEGTCLGDLGTPLVRYVLNDRHAEHVGISSFFSDNGCEATDPSGYTKTFGYVAWIKNVTGIP
- the LOC659584 gene encoding brachyurin, translating into MKFLPFFLCSFSTVLAAEVRIIGGDDALAGQFPFSAAIYVRTNDGTYFCGGTLISDEWILTAGQCVHEAVLFTIQLGSNTLQGDDPNRIKVSTSESVIHPNFDPLTLQNDIGLVKLRLPVEYNDYVRQIRFLPTFRLQDGALTIGIGWGQISDESSGLSNQLQRVNLTTISTDECKLTYGGQITEDMVCVSGNYNEGSCTGDMGSPLLQHVGRGYYLIVGVASFISGNGCESTDPSGYTRTFSYIGWVRNITNI
- the LOC103313061 gene encoding eIF-2-alpha kinase GCN2 isoform X2, which produces MESKKRKTRKVTKTALLFSSQNLNTKKHAIDNDLYKDEIKLSKYFREICEGLSYIHKRNIVHRDLKPENIFLTSEDVIKIGDFGLSKKILPDNNLESVQGNELPCGSLTDVCGTPIYIAPELRYRTSCSIKSDIYSLGVIYFEMCSKSMTKMEKSLVFPITRKYLQGLNFLTSNSKKKFLIRILLHLNDTERPTCDEILKILNSEKSIEEMKEMIQQNRKRPYQHYKNFEKTLKSVCAKKDEIVLFISQAIQIFELHGGQNITLPQFIPPLYNASDNLINLLNTRGNSVSLASTSTIAFSHYVASNNIKKMRRFSVGKVFEEGVFSPNEKQECVFQVISPVKNDHVVEAEMLYIANEIFGKNLQRSGSLYYIINHRLIFSTILKHCKMTNRKAADFINHMKNAMYTGGGLMINADFELEPEVRKFCEKLSGFFSIKEAEDCLLMTDNNGKEAFEKIYTNVLSTAFKLLRIVIENARKFGITSNIVVCPLLINERHSTGMMFKIMYISRIIGSHPPNVRTEEPSIVAMGGGFGSLIQRCNKMKKKKKNFVCALSAVEISFNIETILKFLKYNCTTRVIDVLIVAQEKSNAVSLFKLLLSKGIKSEIVNELVFYDTSNERPLFVVELFGENDGVILVYSVAEDTSIPWSLTEVFRGNLTTRKLLKICDSSGN
- the LOC103313061 gene encoding eIF-2-alpha kinase GCN2 isoform X1, with amino-acid sequence MLLRAISKFSTEEQTNYVTRLEQDFEVGDSLGEGGFGQIIKARRKCDDNEFAIKIIKFKSNLKDIETTRREANVLSELNHNNIVRYYNSWTVTANMPLDEYKKLCSDSEESLSTEVYSLSTKGYISEDNGVEEEENSESDEDSFVVFQPEPEYKKVKYLFIQMELCENNTLRHAIDNDLYKDEIKLSKYFREICEGLSYIHKRNIVHRDLKPENIFLTSEDVIKIGDFGLSKKILPDNNLESVQGNELPCGSLTDVCGTPIYIAPELRYRTSCSIKSDIYSLGVIYFEMCSKSMTKMEKSLVFPITRKYLQGLNFLTSNSKKKFLIRILLHLNDTERPTCDEILKILNSEKSIEEMKEMIQQNRKRPYQHYKNFEKTLKSVCAKKDEIVLFISQAIQIFELHGGQNITLPQFIPPLYNASDNLINLLNTRGNSVSLASTSTIAFSHYVASNNIKKMRRFSVGKVFEEGVFSPNEKQECVFQVISPVKNDHVVEAEMLYIANEIFGKNLQRSGSLYYIINHRLIFSTILKHCKMTNRKAADFINHMKNAMYTGGGLMINADFELEPEVRKFCEKLSGFFSIKEAEDCLLMTDNNGKEAFEKIYTNVLSTAFKLLRIVIENARKFGITSNIVVCPLLINERHSTGMMFKIMYISRIIGSHPPNVRTEEPSIVAMGGGFGSLIQRCNKMKKKKKNFVCALSAVEISFNIETILKFLKYNCTTRVIDVLIVAQEKSNAVSLFKLLLSKGIKSEIVNELVFYDTSNERPLFVVELFGENDGVILVYSVAEDTSIPWSLTEVFRGNLTTRKLLKICDSSGN
- the Prdm13 gene encoding zinc finger protein 560, whose product is MFPIVPQNFEIRNHSFSSPELITSFVTGSSKLLVPGKVTASATIPQGAVSAPIEPVQLVGPSDVVQISAQPNSLGTIDLEKNSKEIWSDEIHWVRALRLSDDCHSYNIQLRFQPNQRPGTSFSKSVSASKLVLQAVRPIETGQELLLWFSEDILAMLQIAFLTPSNIQGQKKYVCTKCSALYESPNPLKLHISLGCGRYTVTSLWERLSNAIRENALQSVTKQDIFDFKLSPEPQIMRQRNAMDLSMSNSKQEASQKDIYRPYNSETSAFRPFKKYQDDGFTHRENLLVPIMDNVQIWPLAPFEQNSFHLQHTPSEDEAHIETLVSSLGKSKQGHICLYCGKCYSRKYGLKIHIRTHTGYKPLKCKFCMRPFGDPSNLNKHVRLHAEGNTPYKCDLCGKILVRRRDLDRHLKSRHMIEMHPGLNILQEDSNPDENVKGEGEIPNS